In Romboutsia lituseburensis, a genomic segment contains:
- a CDS encoding alpha-mannosidase, translated as MKKTAHIISHTHWDREWYLPYETHHMMLIKTMDTLLDTFENDPEFKYYHLDGQTVLLEDYLEVRPERKELLEKVIKEGRLNIGPWYVLQDEFLTSSESNVRNLQYGHKDASKYGVNACKIGYFPDSFGNMGQAPQILKQAGIDTAAFGRGVKPTGFNNEVSADDKFESPYSEMYWESPDGSKILGILFANWYCNGMEVPIDEKEAKEYWNKRIDDAVKFASCDQLLFMNGCDHQPIQTDLSQAIKAANNIYQDIEFIHSNFEHYVKNLNEKMPKDLQIIKGELRSQQTDGWYTLVNTASSRVYLKQWNQLCQTLFEKIAEPIATMASDFGYKYPHHLFEYGWKSLMKNHPHDSICGCSVDEVHREMVARFDKAKDVAKYIINESLEYIANKINTLKFKQLGENVYPFIIVNTSGYNRCSVVEIEIDIARKYFREGHPNLIAKEMKEIQLPKYKVVDINGNKIDAKIIDMGIRFGYDLPDDKFRQPYYARYVKLELETNYIKSFGWDTYALVEDKENSILENKTSLINNNILENENIRVEIKENGSVDLIDKSTGKTFKDLCIYENSGDIGNEYIHMKPIGEEPITTKEIKANIEIKEDLEYKAVIEITHKWNIPKSANELLQQEIEEVLEFKHRKSQRVEETLQMEIKTTLVLERKAKGLKIISEFNNICKDHRMRMLFSTDIKSNVHYADSIFEVVKRSNIIDKAWQNPSNCHHQHAFVNIHNDDYGLTIANKGLNEYEILNDDRNTIAVTLIRSVSELGDWGVFETPEAQCLGNHKAEIEVIPHGKKLYDSYKEAHIFQIPMITKQMSIQNEELDSENGLLELDGYGIMCSTLKLDDKKGNKILRVYNASDKPTELDIKICKFKGDKYISNILEEQTQNNIDNKVNLRQSEILTIGIRK; from the coding sequence ATGAAAAAGACAGCTCATATAATATCTCATACTCATTGGGATAGAGAATGGTATTTACCTTATGAAACTCATCATATGATGTTAATAAAAACTATGGATACATTATTAGATACTTTTGAAAATGATCCTGAATTTAAGTATTATCATTTAGATGGTCAAACTGTTTTACTTGAAGACTATTTAGAAGTTAGACCAGAAAGAAAAGAATTATTAGAAAAAGTTATAAAAGAAGGTAGATTAAATATAGGTCCATGGTATGTACTACAAGATGAATTTTTAACAAGTAGTGAATCAAATGTAAGAAATTTACAATATGGTCATAAGGATGCTAGTAAATACGGAGTTAATGCTTGTAAAATTGGATACTTCCCAGATTCATTTGGAAATATGGGACAAGCACCACAAATATTAAAACAAGCAGGAATAGATACTGCAGCATTTGGTAGAGGGGTAAAGCCTACAGGATTTAATAATGAAGTTAGCGCAGATGATAAATTTGAATCACCTTATTCAGAGATGTATTGGGAAAGTCCGGATGGTTCTAAAATATTAGGGATATTATTTGCTAACTGGTACTGCAATGGGATGGAAGTACCTATAGATGAAAAAGAAGCTAAAGAATATTGGAACAAAAGAATAGATGATGCAGTTAAGTTTGCTTCTTGCGATCAACTATTATTTATGAATGGGTGCGACCATCAACCTATACAAACTGATTTATCGCAGGCCATTAAAGCTGCTAATAATATATATCAAGATATAGAATTTATACATTCAAACTTTGAACACTATGTAAAAAATCTAAACGAAAAAATGCCAAAAGATTTACAGATTATAAAAGGAGAACTTAGAAGTCAGCAAACAGATGGATGGTATACTCTTGTTAACACTGCATCATCAAGAGTTTACTTAAAACAGTGGAATCAATTGTGTCAGACTTTATTTGAAAAAATAGCTGAGCCAATAGCTACAATGGCAAGTGATTTTGGATATAAATATCCTCATCATTTATTTGAGTATGGATGGAAATCTCTAATGAAAAATCATCCACATGATAGCATATGCGGATGTAGTGTTGATGAAGTACATAGGGAAATGGTAGCTAGATTTGATAAAGCTAAAGATGTAGCTAAGTATATAATAAATGAAAGTCTAGAATACATAGCAAATAAAATCAATACATTAAAGTTTAAGCAGTTAGGTGAAAATGTATATCCATTTATTATAGTAAATACATCTGGATACAATAGATGTAGTGTTGTAGAAATAGAAATAGATATAGCTAGAAAATATTTTAGAGAAGGACATCCAAATTTAATAGCAAAAGAAATGAAGGAAATACAATTGCCTAAGTATAAGGTAGTTGATATAAATGGAAATAAAATAGATGCAAAAATAATAGATATGGGAATTAGGTTCGGGTATGATTTACCAGATGATAAATTTAGACAACCGTATTATGCAAGATATGTAAAATTAGAATTAGAAACTAATTATATCAAATCATTTGGATGGGATACATATGCTTTAGTTGAAGATAAAGAAAATTCTATTTTAGAAAATAAAACATCTTTAATAAATAATAATATATTAGAAAATGAAAATATAAGAGTTGAGATAAAAGAAAATGGATCAGTAGATCTGATTGACAAATCAACAGGAAAAACTTTTAAAGATTTATGTATATATGAAAACTCAGGTGATATAGGAAATGAATATATACATATGAAGCCAATAGGAGAAGAACCTATTACTACAAAAGAAATAAAAGCCAATATAGAAATAAAAGAAGACTTAGAGTACAAGGCTGTAATTGAAATAACTCATAAATGGAATATACCAAAGAGTGCAAATGAATTACTTCAACAAGAGATAGAAGAAGTTTTAGAATTTAAGCATAGAAAGTCTCAGAGAGTAGAAGAAACTCTACAAATGGAAATAAAGACTACTTTAGTACTAGAAAGAAAAGCAAAAGGATTAAAAATAATATCTGAATTTAATAATATTTGTAAAGATCATAGAATGAGAATGCTATTTTCAACAGATATAAAAAGCAATGTACACTATGCCGACTCTATATTTGAAGTTGTTAAAAGGAGCAATATTATAGATAAAGCATGGCAAAACCCTAGTAACTGTCATCACCAACATGCTTTTGTAAACATTCATAATGATGATTATGGATTGACTATAGCAAATAAAGGATTAAATGAATATGAAATACTAAATGATGATAGAAATACAATAGCTGTAACACTTATTAGGAGTGTATCAGAATTAGGAGATTGGGGAGTGTTTGAAACTCCAGAAGCGCAATGTTTAGGTAATCATAAAGCAGAAATAGAAGTAATACCTCATGGAAAAAAATTATATGATTCTTATAAAGAAGCTCATATATTCCAAATACCAATGATTACAAAGCAAATGTCTATACAAAATGAAGAGTTAGATTCTGAAAACGGTTTACTAGAATTAGACGGATATGGTATAATGTGTTCAACATTAAAATTAGACGACAAAAAAGGAAATAAAATTTTAAGGGTATATAATGCATCAGATAAACCAACAGAATTAGATATAAAGATATGTAAATTTAAAGGGGATAAGTACATATCTAATATACTGGAAGAACAAACTCAAAATAATATAGACAATAAAGTGAACTTAAGACAATCAGAAATATTAACAATAGGAATTAGAAAGTAA
- a CDS encoding YesL family protein → MKLGDVLLNSCEWIWRFMILNFLWVVFMIGGGVVFGIMPSTIATFYILRKWVQGEFDFNILKTFKDVYKKEFINTNKCGLVFFAIFAFLAFDLNILFKIEAMYSTVLYILVMAVLFFVSMAFVYFFPAYVHFKSSNKDYIKNSFVLALSSPFQTILILIGFGLLYYMVQSNGGLLMFFCMVIPGYWVMHVLYKRFLQLQRSV, encoded by the coding sequence ATGAAATTAGGGGATGTATTATTAAACTCATGTGAGTGGATCTGGAGGTTTATGATTTTAAACTTCTTATGGGTTGTATTTATGATTGGTGGAGGCGTTGTGTTTGGAATAATGCCATCAACTATAGCTACATTTTATATATTGAGAAAATGGGTACAAGGTGAATTTGATTTTAATATTTTAAAAACATTTAAAGATGTATATAAAAAGGAATTTATAAACACAAATAAATGTGGATTGGTATTTTTTGCTATATTTGCATTCTTAGCATTTGATTTAAATATTTTATTTAAAATAGAAGCTATGTATTCTACAGTGTTATATATTTTAGTTATGGCAGTATTATTCTTCGTAAGCATGGCATTTGTATATTTTTTCCCAGCTTATGTACATTTTAAATCAAGTAATAAAGATTATATAAAAAATTCTTTTGTATTAGCTTTATCAAGTCCTTTTCAAACAATATTAATATTAATCGGGTTTGGATTACTATATTATATGGTACAAAGTAATGGTGGATTATTAATGTTTTTCTGTATGGTTATACCAGGATATTGGGTAATGCATGTATTATATAAAAGATTTTTACAATTACAAAGAAGTGTGTAA
- a CDS encoding sensor histidine kinase, with translation MIELYRKYIKNKIFNKMLLIYSSITIIAIFLLTAVFISYYVDNELQNELNIHSEVIFNIEKRFEEQDNISNSVINGINTQPKIIDEILKLTTSTYEEYLSYKLDNFSITNTKQLDLKYLLDTMLSNRNDVLAVVINDKNKEYKNEIVLNYDKWYDIKNDPEAVKYIRKITRPIKNVDTMYTIGYIDIYFDLKHLNKIVDNSNLKGNLIIVDENKHIIFTSSKELAQKDIDKVKEYGMKNSRNEFVHREEFKLKYPLINIKEDAQTGFKYGSIITEKDLGTSKMSSKILYISLICIILILFVTYTVISGYSNKLKKMMKGIEKIKDGDLDTRFNIEDEDDELDMIAIRIDEMSESLQYNINKNYIAEVKQKQAELNALQSQINPHFLYNTLEVIRMCALASKNREVAQMIYNLASMFRYSTYNNGSLVTLNDEIKHCKMYLDLCSTRYKGMLEYKIDIDNLYTQCLLPKFTLQPILENSINHGLKKDSYENVIKIELTCNESDIEILIKDNGHGISRDKLEYLRKDLEKNLQKTSSIGLMNINNRLKLKFGEIYGLGIDSEINEGTTVKIKIPILRDEVKNV, from the coding sequence TTGATAGAATTATATAGAAAATATATAAAAAATAAAATATTTAATAAAATGCTACTTATATACTCAAGTATAACTATAATAGCTATATTTTTATTAACAGCAGTGTTTATAAGCTACTATGTGGATAATGAATTACAAAATGAATTAAATATACACTCAGAAGTTATATTTAATATAGAAAAACGGTTTGAAGAACAAGATAATATAAGTAATTCTGTTATAAATGGTATAAATACACAACCTAAAATAATTGATGAGATATTAAAACTTACAACATCAACATATGAAGAATATCTTAGTTATAAGTTAGATAATTTTTCTATTACTAATACTAAGCAGTTAGATTTGAAATATTTGTTAGATACAATGTTATCAAATAGGAATGATGTTTTAGCAGTAGTTATAAATGATAAAAATAAAGAATATAAAAATGAAATTGTTTTAAATTATGATAAATGGTATGACATAAAAAATGATCCAGAGGCCGTAAAATATATTAGGAAGATAACTAGACCTATAAAAAATGTAGATACTATGTACACTATAGGATATATAGATATCTATTTTGATTTAAAGCATTTAAATAAAATAGTTGATAATTCAAACTTAAAAGGTAATTTAATAATAGTTGATGAAAATAAACATATTATATTTACTTCTAGTAAAGAGTTAGCTCAAAAGGATATAGATAAAGTCAAAGAATATGGAATGAAAAATTCTAGAAATGAATTTGTACACAGAGAAGAATTTAAGTTAAAATATCCTCTTATCAATATTAAAGAAGATGCACAAACTGGTTTTAAATACGGAAGTATTATAACTGAAAAAGATTTAGGTACAAGTAAAATGAGCTCTAAAATATTATATATATCGTTAATATGTATAATATTAATACTGTTCGTAACTTACACCGTAATAAGTGGTTATTCAAATAAGTTGAAAAAGATGATGAAAGGCATAGAAAAGATAAAAGATGGAGATTTGGATACTAGATTCAATATAGAAGATGAAGATGATGAACTAGATATGATTGCTATTAGAATTGATGAGATGAGCGAAAGTTTACAATACAATATAAATAAAAATTATATTGCAGAAGTTAAACAAAAACAAGCAGAATTAAATGCGTTACAATCTCAAATAAATCCACACTTTTTATACAATACATTAGAAGTAATAAGAATGTGTGCGTTAGCAAGTAAGAATAGGGAAGTAGCTCAAATGATATATAATCTAGCAAGTATGTTTAGATATTCAACGTACAATAATGGTAGTTTAGTAACTTTAAATGATGAAATAAAACACTGTAAAATGTATTTAGACTTATGTAGTACAAGATACAAAGGAATGCTAGAATATAAAATTGATATTGATAATTTATATACACAGTGTTTATTACCGAAATTTACTCTTCAGCCTATATTAGAAAACAGTATAAATCATGGCCTAAAAAAGGATTCTTATGAAAATGTGATAAAGATTGAATTGACTTGTAATGAATCGGATATTGAAATTTTAATAAAAGATAATGGTCATGGCATTAGCAGAGATAAATTAGAATATTTAAGAAAAGATTTAGAAAAGAATTTGCAAAAAACAAGCTCTATAGGCTTGATGAATATAAATAATCGGTTGAAATTAAAATTTGGGGAAATTTATGGACTTGGCATAGACAGCGAAATAAATGAAGGTACAACAGTAAAAATAAAAATACCAATATTGAGGGATGAGGTTAAAAATGTATAG